The Deinococcus metalli genome includes a window with the following:
- a CDS encoding ABC transporter substrate-binding protein — protein MNRTGLVLSMSALLLSSAASAQTTLRFSTWAGGDGLALLQQLAQEYSAQNPGVKVSVEVTPFADYARKVAVQLASGDGPDVGWLAEASVPTFLASRSLRDLASFKTDAAFNVADFPTSALSLWTQGKALYGVPFSNSPSVLFYNRDLFRQAGVADPMTQYAKGTWTYAAFRTAAKAIKDKTGAYGARIMRLDIKAWNSGTLPVLWSNGGNAFDASLKCALNTPASVQAFQLMHDMTFRDQSVPRPGDQTTFQGGKLGMYVDNVSFSAQLKDAPFKWGVAPMPKGSAGRVTQLGQAGYVVFAKSAHPAEGQAFLKFLASPAVMARTAKFFPPPRKSVLNSAAYLGSNPAIPAADVKTALVSQLGSARVFKTGDNYLRANDIISSGLESLYQPGANVGSVLNDICRQVDAL, from the coding sequence ATGAACCGTACCGGTCTGGTGCTCAGCATGTCCGCCCTGTTGCTGTCGTCCGCCGCTTCCGCGCAGACGACGCTGCGTTTCTCCACGTGGGCCGGGGGAGACGGCCTCGCGCTGCTGCAACAGCTCGCCCAGGAGTACAGCGCGCAGAACCCGGGCGTGAAGGTCAGCGTCGAGGTCACGCCCTTCGCCGACTACGCCCGCAAGGTCGCGGTGCAGCTCGCCTCCGGCGACGGCCCGGACGTCGGCTGGCTGGCCGAGGCGAGTGTGCCCACCTTCCTCGCCAGCCGCTCCCTGCGCGACCTCGCCAGCTTCAAGACGGACGCGGCCTTCAATGTCGCGGACTTCCCGACCAGCGCCCTGTCGCTGTGGACCCAGGGCAAGGCGCTGTACGGCGTGCCCTTCTCGAACTCCCCGTCGGTGCTCTTCTACAACAGAGACCTCTTCCGGCAGGCCGGCGTGGCCGACCCCATGACCCAGTACGCCAAGGGCACGTGGACATACGCGGCTTTCCGCACGGCCGCCAAGGCCATCAAGGACAAGACCGGCGCGTACGGCGCGCGCATCATGCGCCTGGACATCAAGGCGTGGAACAGCGGTACCCTGCCGGTGCTGTGGTCGAACGGCGGCAACGCCTTCGACGCCAGCCTGAAGTGCGCGCTGAACACGCCCGCCAGCGTGCAGGCCTTCCAGCTCATGCACGACATGACCTTCAGGGACCAGTCCGTGCCGCGGCCCGGCGACCAGACGACCTTCCAGGGCGGCAAGCTGGGTATGTACGTCGATAACGTCAGCTTCAGTGCCCAGCTCAAGGACGCGCCCTTCAAGTGGGGTGTGGCGCCTATGCCCAAGGGCAGCGCGGGCCGCGTCACCCAGCTCGGGCAGGCGGGGTACGTGGTGTTCGCCAAGTCGGCCCACCCGGCTGAGGGGCAGGCCTTCCTGAAGTTCCTGGCGTCTCCGGCTGTGATGGCCCGCACCGCGAAGTTCTTCCCGCCGCCCCGCAAGAGCGTGCTGAACAGCGCGGCGTACCTGGGCAGCAACCCGGCCATCCCGGCAGCCGACGTGAAGACGGCGCTCGTCAGCCAGCTCGGCAGTGCCCGCGTGTTCAAGACCGGTGACAACTATTTGCGGGCCAACGACATCATCTCCAGCGGCCTGGAGAGCCTGTACCAGCCCGGCGCGAACGTGGGCAGCGTTCTGAACGACATCTGCCGTCAGGTCGACGCCCTGTGA
- a CDS encoding ParA family protein: MKIATVFNHAGGAGKTSIVRDVGYELTGLGMRVLLVDLDPQASLTKWLGVENVDLSDTVYPLALEGKSLPQPREAHGLHLIPAHISLSLAEAQISGQIGAVLTLRQALGQLRDSYDVVLIDSPPSLGQLAALGALAADHLIVPVLTQQKGLDALPGLQSALELYHRLRPDLGVALYIPTMYEGRRAHDREVLQALRANLPQVSRPVPLRGAVWLDSSSAGQPVGMFAPGSPVHRDVQELTRSVSEALKLEVTA; the protein is encoded by the coding sequence GTGAAAATTGCGACGGTGTTCAATCACGCTGGAGGTGCGGGTAAGACGTCCATCGTGCGTGATGTCGGCTATGAACTGACAGGCTTGGGCATGCGGGTTCTTCTCGTCGATCTCGATCCGCAGGCTTCATTGACCAAGTGGCTCGGGGTCGAAAACGTTGACCTTTCAGATACGGTCTATCCGCTGGCACTGGAAGGCAAATCGCTGCCCCAACCCAGGGAGGCACATGGCCTCCATCTGATCCCAGCGCATATCAGCCTGTCGCTCGCAGAGGCACAGATCAGCGGGCAGATCGGCGCAGTGTTGACCCTGCGTCAGGCCCTGGGACAGTTGCGCGATTCGTACGACGTCGTGCTGATCGACTCGCCGCCGAGCCTGGGCCAGTTGGCCGCCCTCGGAGCGCTCGCAGCCGACCACCTGATCGTTCCGGTGCTGACCCAGCAAAAGGGGCTCGATGCTCTGCCTGGACTCCAGAGCGCCCTGGAGCTGTACCACCGCCTGCGACCGGACCTTGGCGTCGCGCTGTACATCCCGACCATGTACGAGGGACGACGTGCCCATGACCGGGAAGTGCTGCAGGCTTTGCGTGCCAATCTGCCGCAGGTGTCTCGGCCCGTACCGTTGCGCGGCGCGGTGTGGCTCGACTCCAGCAGCGCAGGACAGCCGGTGGGCATGTTTGCACCTGGAAGCCCTGTTCACCGGGACGTACAGGAATTGACCCGCTCGGTCAGTGAGGCCCTGAAATTGGAAGTGACCGCATGA
- a CDS encoding DUF790 family protein: MLPTELLQFRVKAGLVEPRRLRPTTANLNLAADLIGVFEDHLGKRRWELDEAIRALEVGRQDFKTVRALAHLLTGMGTFEAGGHVDPVHVRAKVFELAQAHVPSRRQTPHLLEQAARALSSGSPLSAADVASSLYADLSDQQTLVTFEPPAALELIHRYDLAQAQGMLYRAYSLVITARRNEPARYKQLLKYLKFFGLMVTVEGDAEFGFTLTLDGPTSLFGSTTRYGLAMAKFLPALLHVTKWDLSAALKPRKDLSWVDPGDDEWSFQLTSEDGYVSHYAPPSEHDSALESGFAERFAKLQTTWTLEREVDLVPVPGGVILPDFRIKRGDASVLVEIVGYWRPEYLRKKFELLRKSGRQDVIVCVSERLNLERAGVNPSDFGERVVWFKGVLHPRDVLAVAERMTGP; the protein is encoded by the coding sequence ATGCTCCCGACTGAGCTGCTGCAATTCCGTGTGAAGGCCGGGCTGGTCGAGCCCAGACGCCTCAGGCCGACCACGGCCAACCTGAACCTCGCCGCCGACCTGATCGGGGTGTTCGAGGATCACCTCGGCAAGCGGCGCTGGGAGCTGGACGAGGCCATCCGCGCCCTTGAGGTCGGCCGCCAGGACTTCAAGACGGTCCGTGCCCTGGCCCACCTGCTGACCGGCATGGGCACCTTCGAGGCGGGCGGCCACGTGGACCCCGTGCACGTCCGCGCGAAGGTCTTTGAACTCGCTCAGGCCCACGTGCCGAGCCGCCGGCAGACGCCACACCTCCTCGAACAGGCGGCGAGGGCCCTGTCGAGCGGATCGCCGCTGTCGGCCGCTGACGTGGCGTCCAGCCTGTACGCCGACCTGTCCGATCAGCAGACGCTGGTGACCTTCGAGCCGCCGGCCGCCCTGGAACTGATCCACCGCTACGACCTGGCGCAGGCACAGGGCATGCTGTACCGCGCCTACAGTCTGGTGATTACCGCCCGGCGCAACGAGCCCGCCCGCTACAAGCAGCTCCTGAAGTACCTGAAGTTTTTCGGCCTGATGGTGACCGTCGAGGGCGATGCCGAGTTCGGGTTCACGCTGACCCTGGACGGACCCACGAGCCTGTTCGGCTCGACCACACGCTACGGCCTGGCGATGGCCAAATTCCTTCCGGCCCTGCTGCACGTCACGAAGTGGGACCTGTCGGCGGCCCTCAAACCGCGCAAGGACCTGTCCTGGGTGGACCCCGGGGACGACGAGTGGTCGTTCCAGCTGACCAGCGAGGACGGCTACGTCAGCCATTACGCGCCTCCCAGCGAGCATGACTCGGCGCTGGAGTCCGGGTTCGCGGAGCGCTTCGCCAAGTTGCAGACGACCTGGACATTGGAGCGGGAGGTGGACCTGGTGCCGGTGCCGGGCGGGGTGATTCTGCCGGACTTCCGCATCAAGCGGGGAGACGCGTCGGTGCTGGTGGAAATCGTGGGCTACTGGCGGCCAGAGTACCTGCGTAAGAAGTTCGAACTGCTGCGGAAATCCGGGCGGCAGGACGTCATTGTGTGCGTGTCGGAGCGGCTGAATCTGGAAAGGGCGGGTGTGAACCCCAGTGACTTCGGCGAGCGGGTGGTGTGGTTCAAGGGCGTGCTGCATCCCAGGGACGTCCTCGCCGTCGCGGAGCGGATGACCGGCCCGTGA
- a CDS encoding ParA family protein: MRTMTLFNHAGGVMKSSLTRDVGYTLAQAGQRVLLVDLDPQANLTDWLGVTDIRQDQTVFNTATQGSPLPDPVQVHGLSLIPSDVSLALAEGRMMGVVGAHLHLRQALAQVADQYDSVLIDSPPSLGQLSILGALAADHLIVPVPTRQKGMNALAGLGEAMATYRKLRPDLTVALYVPTLYDARRSHDREAYEVLKQLLHPLASPIADRGAVWNDSASAGQPVGMYANGSPVHRDVLRVTQEISDAAGLGVIIPGAPA; this comes from the coding sequence ATGCGGACGATGACGCTTTTCAACCATGCGGGCGGGGTCATGAAATCGAGTCTTACCCGCGACGTGGGCTACACGCTGGCCCAGGCAGGTCAGCGCGTCCTGCTGGTCGATCTTGATCCGCAGGCGAACCTTACCGACTGGTTGGGTGTTACCGATATCAGGCAGGATCAGACGGTCTTCAACACGGCGACACAGGGCTCTCCTCTGCCCGATCCAGTGCAGGTTCACGGCCTGTCCCTGATTCCGAGCGACGTCTCCCTGGCCCTGGCCGAAGGACGGATGATGGGTGTGGTTGGCGCGCACCTTCACCTTCGACAGGCCCTGGCCCAGGTGGCTGACCAGTACGACAGTGTGCTGATCGATAGCCCACCCAGCCTGGGCCAGCTGTCGATTCTGGGCGCTCTGGCTGCCGATCACCTGATCGTGCCGGTGCCCACGCGCCAGAAAGGCATGAATGCTCTGGCCGGCCTGGGCGAAGCGATGGCGACGTATCGCAAGCTCCGCCCAGACCTGACCGTCGCGCTGTATGTACCGACGCTCTACGACGCCCGACGTTCGCACGACCGCGAGGCATACGAGGTTCTCAAGCAGCTTCTGCATCCTCTAGCAAGTCCGATCGCTGACCGCGGGGCGGTGTGGAATGACAGCGCCAGTGCCGGGCAGCCGGTCGGAATGTACGCCAACGGTTCACCCGTCCACCGCGACGTCCTGCGCGTCACTCAGGAGATCAGCGACGCCGCTGGCCTGGGTGTGATCATTCCCGGAGCGCCCGCGTGA
- a CDS encoding ParB/RepB/Spo0J family partition protein: MIGARLTGLVASVDDLSQPATTTVPVGSLRPGVFQPRVHFDEATLSDLARSIRQQGILQPLLVRPEAGGHYEIVAGERRWRAAQLAGLDEVPVLIRTLNDAEARMAAAVENLQRENLNVIEEVRARLQVAAATLDVPESEAVARMFALDRHPEAAPDLVAALDAAFGSLGRETWRSFIRNRAAVLNLPPDVQAAVREGLDYRKALIIGRVKDAGERLTLLERTQSGITVQELRALVSGPRVPAHPTPDDPWTTVGRHLLDAQSRARLDHRKRSQVEKLLRQLEALLEA, translated from the coding sequence GTGATCGGCGCCCGACTGACTGGCCTCGTCGCCTCGGTCGATGACCTGTCGCAGCCGGCCACCACGACCGTGCCCGTGGGCAGCCTGCGACCTGGCGTGTTCCAGCCGCGCGTTCACTTCGATGAGGCCACGCTCTCCGACCTCGCGCGCTCCATTCGTCAGCAGGGCATCCTCCAGCCGCTCCTTGTTCGCCCCGAAGCGGGCGGACACTACGAGATCGTGGCGGGCGAGCGACGTTGGCGGGCCGCCCAACTGGCCGGTCTGGATGAGGTGCCGGTCCTCATCCGCACCCTGAACGACGCCGAGGCGCGGATGGCGGCCGCAGTCGAGAACCTGCAGAGGGAGAACCTGAACGTGATTGAGGAGGTTCGGGCACGTCTGCAGGTGGCAGCCGCCACCCTTGATGTCCCGGAGTCGGAGGCCGTCGCGCGGATGTTTGCCCTTGACCGTCATCCCGAGGCAGCGCCTGATCTCGTCGCAGCCCTCGACGCGGCCTTCGGTTCGCTCGGCCGTGAGACGTGGCGCAGTTTCATCCGAAATCGTGCTGCCGTTCTCAATCTGCCCCCCGATGTCCAGGCCGCCGTGCGCGAGGGCCTCGACTATCGTAAGGCTCTGATCATCGGCCGCGTCAAGGACGCAGGCGAGCGCCTGACCCTGCTGGAGCGTACGCAGAGCGGCATCACTGTTCAGGAACTCCGTGCGCTGGTTTCGGGACCCCGCGTGCCTGCCCACCCGACACCAGACGATCCTTGGACCACCGTAGGACGCCATCTGCTGGACGCGCAGTCTCGTGCTCGCCTCGACCATCGCAAACGGAGCCAGGTAGAAAAGCTCCTGCGTCAACTGGAAGCGCTCCTCGAGGCATAG
- a CDS encoding ParB/RepB/Spo0J family partition protein: protein MSQKRKGPNLGGLLGASAALLTSPDLPTRTLPVNTLTTGKGQPRRTFPQGSLESLANSIREHGVLQPLLVRPDGDGYEIVAGERRWRAAQLAGVTEVPVVIRTLSDQEARIVALVENLQRENLNVIDEVDAKLELAAATLNLTPDQARSRLIRLTKQDPGEEAAALAAAFAPLGETWQSFAKNKLRVLGWPDAVLAALRRGLPLTVASVIAGSPAAHMDRLISLAEGGASRTDLRQEVERLAAPVESPDLAATAGRRLSSRRFLASLDEHQRKEMDRWLARMPNFIRDRTG, encoded by the coding sequence ATGAGCCAGAAGCGCAAGGGGCCAAACCTCGGCGGGCTGCTCGGTGCCTCGGCCGCTCTCCTGACAAGCCCGGACCTTCCGACGCGGACGCTGCCAGTGAACACCCTTACCACAGGCAAAGGTCAACCGCGGCGGACGTTTCCGCAGGGCAGTCTGGAGAGCCTGGCGAACAGCATCCGGGAACATGGGGTGCTTCAACCCCTGCTGGTGCGTCCTGACGGCGACGGATACGAGATCGTCGCGGGGGAACGGCGGTGGCGCGCCGCACAGCTCGCCGGAGTGACTGAGGTACCGGTCGTCATCCGCACCTTGAGCGACCAGGAAGCGCGCATCGTGGCTCTGGTCGAAAACCTTCAACGGGAAAACCTCAACGTCATCGACGAGGTGGACGCCAAGCTCGAGCTCGCTGCGGCGACGCTGAATCTCACTCCGGATCAGGCACGGTCACGGCTCATTCGCCTTACCAAACAGGACCCCGGAGAGGAAGCGGCGGCTCTGGCGGCCGCGTTCGCGCCGCTGGGGGAAACCTGGCAATCGTTCGCGAAGAACAAGCTGCGCGTGCTCGGCTGGCCGGACGCGGTTCTAGCTGCGTTGAGGCGTGGGCTCCCGCTGACAGTCGCGTCCGTCATAGCCGGCTCGCCGGCAGCCCATATGGATCGCTTGATCTCACTGGCAGAGGGCGGCGCCAGTCGAACGGACCTCAGGCAGGAGGTCGAGCGGCTGGCGGCGCCGGTCGAGAGCCCAGACCTTGCTGCCACCGCTGGCCGCCGCCTCTCGAGCCGCCGTTTCCTTGCGTCATTGGACGAGCACCAGCGCAAAGAAATGGACCGCTGGCTTGCTCGGATGCCAAACTTCATCAGGGATCGGACGGGGTGA
- the yidD gene encoding membrane protein insertion efficiency factor YidD: MNTLTTTAVTSIDLYQRWLSPLKGFRCAHAALYGGASCSAAIRDILVQQGVAGSGAAIAARLHTCRQAASHLAAAPLVTGGRVRGVCCCGPVPIPFRCG, translated from the coding sequence ATGAATACCCTCACGACCACGGCGGTGACGTCCATTGACCTGTACCAGCGCTGGCTGTCGCCGCTCAAGGGCTTCCGGTGCGCGCACGCCGCCCTGTACGGCGGCGCTTCGTGCTCGGCGGCGATCCGGGACATCCTCGTCCAGCAGGGAGTGGCCGGCAGCGGCGCGGCCATCGCCGCGAGACTGCACACCTGCCGGCAGGCGGCCTCGCACCTGGCAGCTGCGCCGCTGGTGACGGGCGGCCGCGTCCGTGGAGTGTGCTGCTGTGGCCCGGTGCCCATCCCGTTCCGCTGTGGCTGA
- a CDS encoding MerR family transcriptional regulator, giving the protein MTPEIAFYTTAELAREAGVTRRTVMHYAELNLLTPDQVTASGRALYGPYSLRLLRDLIDLRALGMTLEEARDMVTLRRATHDVSGQYRRDWTRSDVPISDQRLEALHARLRAINEAYARQEENLARFDRWLAKRLTGPDVPRSQEATGGE; this is encoded by the coding sequence GTGACGCCCGAGATCGCCTTCTACACCACCGCCGAACTCGCGCGCGAGGCCGGCGTAACCCGGCGGACCGTGATGCACTACGCCGAACTGAACCTGCTCACCCCGGATCAGGTGACGGCGTCGGGGCGGGCACTCTACGGTCCGTACTCGCTGCGCCTGCTGCGCGACCTGATCGACCTGCGCGCCCTCGGCATGACGCTGGAGGAGGCGCGCGACATGGTCACGCTGCGCCGGGCCACGCACGACGTCTCGGGCCAGTACCGCCGCGACTGGACACGCTCGGACGTCCCGATCAGCGACCAGCGGCTCGAGGCGCTGCATGCACGCCTGCGCGCCATCAACGAGGCGTACGCGCGACAAGAGGAGAACCTGGCGCGCTTCGACCGCTGGCTGGCGAAACGGCTGACAGGACCAGACGTTCCGAGGAGCCAGGAGGCCACCGGAGGCGAGTAA
- a CDS encoding DEAD/DEAH box helicase family protein, giving the protein MRLDRGTLVMRDRPEAVAGLFTWDARSQNYRAPGTRYRDVMELLRDAGIAVRDEASAFVKLELGFARDVIPYPHQTAAVRAWKAAGRRGVVVLPTGAGKTLVAQLALRDTPRSALICVPTLDLLQQWYAGLVAAFPDASVGLLGGGSHDDTPLLVSTYDSAAIHAEELAGRYAFQIFDECHHLPADFTRVIAEMGLAPYRLGLTATPKRSDGRERDLDSLIGPIVYAAAPDDLAGDTLADYRETIIRVKLSQGEQRLYDDLIRKRNDFLRLQGIRLGSLEGWTEFVRASGSPPGRAAMRAHREAKSLAYGTEGKLRVLEELLANHPHARTLIFTDDNDTVYRISREFLIPAITHQTPVKERHAVLERFRSGAYRVIVTSRVLNEGVDVPEASVAVVLSGTATEREHIQRLGRILRRVEGKQAVLYEVITEGTSEERVSQQRRGQWQAGMSAQDIADHYLDINAPD; this is encoded by the coding sequence CTGCGGCTTGACCGCGGCACCCTGGTGATGCGCGACCGTCCGGAGGCGGTCGCCGGGCTGTTCACCTGGGATGCCCGCAGCCAGAATTACCGCGCTCCAGGCACCCGCTACCGGGACGTGATGGAACTCCTCAGGGATGCTGGAATCGCAGTCAGGGACGAGGCCAGCGCGTTTGTAAAACTGGAGCTCGGCTTTGCGCGGGATGTGATTCCGTATCCACACCAGACCGCTGCCGTCCGCGCTTGGAAAGCTGCCGGGCGCCGGGGGGTCGTGGTGCTCCCGACCGGCGCCGGCAAGACCCTGGTGGCCCAGCTGGCCCTCAGGGACACGCCACGGAGCGCCCTGATCTGCGTGCCCACGCTGGACCTGTTGCAGCAGTGGTACGCCGGGCTGGTGGCGGCCTTCCCGGACGCCAGTGTTGGGCTGCTGGGCGGGGGCAGCCATGACGACACGCCGCTGCTGGTCAGCACCTACGACAGCGCCGCCATCCACGCCGAGGAGCTGGCTGGCAGGTACGCGTTTCAGATCTTTGACGAGTGCCACCACCTCCCGGCCGACTTCACTCGCGTGATCGCCGAGATGGGGCTCGCGCCGTACCGCCTGGGCCTCACTGCAACCCCCAAGCGGTCCGACGGCCGGGAGCGGGATCTGGACTCGCTGATCGGCCCCATCGTGTACGCCGCGGCCCCCGACGACCTGGCTGGCGACACGCTCGCGGACTACCGCGAGACGATCATCCGCGTGAAGCTCAGCCAGGGTGAACAGCGCCTGTACGACGACCTGATCCGCAAACGGAACGACTTTCTGCGGCTGCAGGGCATCCGTCTGGGGTCGCTGGAGGGCTGGACCGAGTTCGTCCGGGCGAGCGGCAGTCCGCCGGGCCGGGCCGCCATGCGGGCACACCGGGAAGCGAAGTCGCTGGCGTACGGCACCGAGGGCAAATTGCGCGTGCTAGAGGAACTGCTGGCGAACCATCCGCACGCGCGCACCCTGATCTTCACGGACGACAACGACACGGTGTACCGCATCAGCCGCGAGTTCCTGATTCCGGCCATCACGCACCAGACGCCGGTCAAGGAGCGGCATGCCGTGCTGGAGAGGTTCCGGTCCGGGGCATACCGGGTCATCGTGACCAGCCGGGTGTTGAACGAGGGCGTGGACGTGCCGGAGGCGAGCGTGGCGGTCGTCCTCTCGGGGACCGCCACCGAGCGCGAGCACATCCAGCGGCTGGGCCGTATCCTCCGGCGGGTCGAGGGCAAGCAGGCGGTGCTGTACGAGGTGATCACCGAGGGCACCAGTGAGGAGCGCGTCAGCCAGCAGCGGCGGGGGCAGTGGCAGGCGGGGATGAGCGCGCAGGACATTGCCGACCATTACCTGGACATCAATGCTCCCGACTGA
- a CDS encoding replication initiator protein A: protein MTDRGIKRFDELNIARLSLISVQERIPADYRDWVVELEDGDRRYRVTCQALPEYGVPHGIDTDISAALVNLYIDQGSPTDGTVTCTPYQLLMMAGLDTSGRYYATLDESLKRLTTTTYFIAEGWRDHPRGRWTNVNFRYIDRIEFTSGQAEKLDASSVLRITLPQEIARSVRAGYIKSLDLSFMQTLKRPPTRALYRLLDAQRRDPENPDAVAMAYQVGLMEWAEACKIVTDRPSMAQRTLDSAHEELIEKGFLKSVEYLGRGKKKLLQYTFGEAFIPPDPALLQELAELGITQTRALQLVREHGESGVEDAVARCRAILANGYKPRSKPAFYVDVLKNPTKYQMPEGAVEPQKRPSKAQEGRRRGVGQPTLFDEASGASQEEVQDEDALLRAQPREKQVEEVMRTLTFLLRNDLKLIELDTLRVALDEGLEDPLEIKAWAIKGIATGQKMSIVRDLRTRLSLKPLLEVSS, encoded by the coding sequence GTGACGGACCGGGGAATCAAGCGCTTCGACGAACTGAACATCGCCAGACTCAGCCTGATTAGCGTCCAGGAACGCATTCCGGCTGATTACCGGGACTGGGTCGTCGAACTCGAGGACGGAGATCGCCGCTACCGGGTCACGTGTCAGGCGCTGCCCGAGTACGGCGTGCCGCACGGAATCGACACGGACATCAGCGCGGCGCTGGTCAACCTATACATCGACCAGGGGTCACCCACGGACGGCACGGTCACCTGTACGCCGTACCAGCTGCTGATGATGGCCGGTCTCGATACCAGCGGCCGGTATTACGCGACCCTCGATGAGAGCCTCAAACGCCTGACCACCACGACCTACTTCATCGCTGAGGGTTGGCGGGACCATCCGCGTGGCCGGTGGACGAACGTCAACTTCCGGTACATCGACCGGATCGAATTCACGTCCGGGCAGGCCGAGAAGCTCGACGCCTCCAGCGTCCTGCGGATCACGCTGCCACAGGAGATCGCGCGCAGTGTCCGGGCGGGCTACATCAAGTCACTCGACCTGTCGTTCATGCAGACGCTCAAACGCCCACCCACACGGGCGCTGTACCGGCTGCTCGATGCCCAGCGGCGCGATCCGGAGAATCCGGACGCGGTGGCCATGGCCTATCAGGTGGGCCTGATGGAATGGGCAGAGGCGTGCAAGATCGTCACGGACCGGCCGAGCATGGCGCAGCGGACGCTCGACTCGGCGCACGAAGAACTGATTGAGAAGGGTTTTCTCAAGAGCGTCGAGTATCTCGGGCGTGGCAAGAAGAAGCTCCTCCAGTACACCTTCGGTGAGGCGTTCATTCCCCCTGACCCGGCCCTGCTACAGGAACTTGCAGAACTGGGCATCACACAGACCCGCGCGCTGCAACTCGTGCGCGAGCACGGCGAGAGTGGTGTGGAAGATGCCGTGGCACGCTGTCGCGCCATCCTGGCGAATGGCTACAAGCCGCGCAGCAAGCCGGCCTTTTACGTGGACGTCCTGAAGAACCCCACGAAGTACCAGATGCCCGAGGGGGCCGTGGAGCCTCAGAAACGGCCCTCTAAAGCCCAGGAGGGCCGGAGGCGGGGAGTTGGGCAGCCTACCCTCTTCGATGAGGCTTCTGGAGCCTCTCAGGAGGAAGTGCAGGACGAGGACGCGCTGCTCCGGGCCCAGCCCCGTGAAAAGCAGGTCGAGGAAGTCATGCGCACGCTCACCTTCCTGCTGCGCAACGATCTCAAGCTCATCGAACTGGACACCCTGCGCGTCGCCCTGGACGAAGGTTTGGAGGACCCCCTCGAGATCAAGGCCTGGGCCATCAAGGGTATCGCCACTGGGCAGAAGATGAGCATCGTCCGGGACCTGCGCACCCGACTGAGCTTGAAACCGCTGCTCGAGGTGTCGTCCTGA